The Victivallaceae bacterium genome contains a region encoding:
- a CDS encoding MetQ/NlpA family ABC transporter substrate-binding protein, whose amino-acid sequence MNRNLSVFILLLCFLCSGCRNKSKLSENITEISIVATPTPHALILKRIKPKLEKEGVFLKIIEVDDYKIPNRLVADKQVDANFFQHILYFENECRELKYSELAILTPVHIEPMGIYSKKNKSLQDFRNDSCPLTIAVPIDVTNEKRALDLLSSLSLIRFKEEKDSLNTATARDVYGNERKITLVEVPAPMLIRSLNDVDLAVIPGNFALASGLNPKRDALFIESIDSLKYVNIVVVRSEDSEKPEFVLLKKYLSDSEIRDFIENEFQGAIEISNFTSS is encoded by the coding sequence ATGAACCGTAATTTATCCGTTTTTATTTTGCTTTTATGCTTCCTCTGTAGCGGATGCCGAAATAAATCTAAACTTTCGGAAAATATTACCGAGATATCTATAGTGGCTACACCTACTCCTCACGCTTTAATTCTGAAACGGATCAAACCGAAATTGGAAAAAGAAGGAGTATTTTTAAAAATAATCGAAGTAGATGATTATAAAATACCTAATCGATTGGTTGCGGACAAGCAAGTCGATGCCAATTTTTTTCAGCATATTTTATATTTTGAGAATGAATGTCGTGAGTTGAAATATAGCGAATTGGCTATTCTTACACCGGTTCATATAGAGCCGATGGGGATTTATTCCAAGAAAAATAAGTCGTTACAAGACTTTCGGAATGATTCTTGTCCTCTAACCATAGCTGTTCCTATTGATGTGACTAACGAAAAAAGAGCTTTGGATCTTTTGTCGTCGTTGTCTTTAATTCGTTTTAAAGAAGAAAAAGATTCTTTGAATACCGCAACGGCGCGAGATGTTTACGGTAATGAACGTAAGATTACTTTAGTTGAGGTTCCCGCGCCTATGCTCATCCGTAGTCTGAATGACGTCGATTTGGCGGTGATTCCCGGGAATTTTGCTTTGGCTTCCGGTTTGAATCCTAAGCGGGACGCCTTATTTATCGAATCGATTGATTCGCTTAAATACGTTAATATCGTTGTCGTTAGAAGTGAAGATTCGGAAAAGCCCGAGTTTGTTTTATTAAAAAAGTACCTTTCCGATTCTGAAATCAGGGATTTTATTGAAAATGAATTTCAGGGAGCGATCGAAATTTCTAATTTTACCTCGTCTTGA
- a CDS encoding ABC transporter permease subunit, whose amino-acid sequence MVFWKDLSFALSLIPKELLKTLYMVGLSFVLSSIIGFSLGLFCIIANAKNGYLKKINSGIQLLLNFLSSVPFSVLIVFLFPLTRLIVGTSLGATASVVPLTIGMIPFVTRLVAETCLPVYRYFREAALSLGSSSSQTVFRIVLPECLPSLIAGLKSIVVSVIGLSALAGFVGGGGLGQLIMQYGYYRFNPFVVVLVLIVTLILVETTNFIGNVLMNHILKKRGLL is encoded by the coding sequence ATGGTATTTTGGAAAGATCTTTCGTTTGCTCTTAGTTTAATTCCCAAAGAATTATTAAAGACACTTTACATGGTAGGTCTATCTTTCGTTTTATCATCAATTATCGGATTCTCTTTGGGTTTGTTTTGTATCATCGCAAATGCAAAAAACGGATATCTCAAAAAGATTAACAGTGGGATCCAATTATTATTGAATTTTTTGAGCTCCGTGCCTTTTTCCGTATTGATTGTTTTTTTATTTCCTCTAACAAGATTAATTGTCGGTACCAGTCTAGGTGCTACCGCTTCCGTCGTGCCTCTAACTATAGGGATGATACCTTTCGTAACAAGGTTAGTTGCGGAAACGTGTTTACCTGTTTATCGTTATTTCAGAGAAGCGGCTTTGTCTCTCGGTTCTTCTTCTTCTCAAACCGTATTCAGAATAGTTCTTCCCGAATGTCTACCTTCTTTGATTGCAGGTCTTAAATCGATTGTAGTTAGCGTAATAGGTTTATCCGCTTTAGCTGGGTTTGTAGGTGGGGGTGGTTTAGGACAACTGATTATGCAATACGGTTATTATCGATTTAATCCGTTTGTAGTCGTCTTGGTCCTGATTGTTACGTTAATTCTGGTAGAAACTACCAATTTTATAGGTAATGTTTTGATGAATCATATTCTTAAAAAACGAGGACTTCTTTAA
- a CDS encoding methionine ABC transporter ATP-binding protein, translating into MEHIFKSVSVRGCDTVLLQDISFFVNKGDIFGIIGFSGSGKSTLLRCLSAFTEITSGTITIQGGQNSCDRSSVGHVFQDFRLFFSKNVLDNVVYPLLISRKISKKNALKEAQNLLAAVGLEHKKNDYPSALSGGEKQKVALARALVMNPSVLVCDEITSALDTRSTEDILNILIEMNSVSGLTIVFVSHEMNVVKKICNRIMVMHQGRKIEEKFSEDLFLRPEHDLTRMLIGGVEDFKKYNDFLTKDDTEILRLGFLKENAFRPIIGELLKKIPVIVNILAGDIDLLCRSPVGFLVIALTGRESDRINFRKSLEKFHVVVSSPV; encoded by the coding sequence GTGGAACACATTTTTAAATCGGTTTCAGTTAGAGGCTGTGATACCGTTTTGCTTCAAGACATTTCTTTTTTTGTTAATAAAGGAGACATTTTTGGGATCATAGGTTTCAGCGGATCCGGAAAATCGACGTTATTGCGTTGTCTCAGTGCTTTCACGGAGATAACTTCGGGGACTATTACAATTCAAGGCGGACAAAATTCGTGCGATAGGTCTTCCGTAGGTCATGTTTTTCAGGATTTTCGTCTTTTTTTTTCAAAAAACGTTTTGGATAATGTCGTCTACCCTCTACTCATTTCTAGAAAAATCAGCAAAAAAAACGCCTTGAAAGAGGCTCAAAACCTGCTAGCTGCCGTAGGGTTGGAGCATAAGAAAAACGATTATCCTAGCGCTTTAAGCGGAGGAGAAAAGCAAAAAGTAGCCCTAGCCAGAGCTTTGGTTATGAATCCTTCAGTTTTGGTCTGCGATGAAATTACTTCCGCTCTCGACACACGATCAACCGAAGATATTCTTAATATTCTAATCGAAATGAATAGCGTTTCCGGATTGACCATAGTCTTTGTCAGCCACGAAATGAATGTTGTAAAGAAAATTTGCAATAGAATTATGGTTATGCATCAGGGAAGAAAAATTGAGGAAAAATTCTCCGAAGATTTATTTTTACGGCCCGAGCATGACTTGACTCGAATGTTGATTGGAGGAGTCGAAGATTTTAAAAAATATAATGATTTTTTGACAAAAGACGATACGGAAATTTTAAGGTTAGGTTTTCTCAAAGAAAATGCTTTTCGTCCGATCATAGGAGAATTGCTGAAAAAAATTCCCGTAATTGTTAATATTCTTGCCGGTGATATTGATTTACTGTGTCGTTCTCCTGTCGGTTTTCTCGTCATTGCTTTAACGGGACGGGAGTCGGATCGGATTAATTTTCGTAAATCTCTTGAGAAATTTCACGTTGTCGTTTCAAGTCCGGTTTAA
- a CDS encoding class I fructose-bisphosphate aldolase encodes MTADSSILSIINRLLGNEAEELLTYRCRHISQESLTLPSPQFLDTVFTESDRNNRTLRSLQSLFSQGRLKNTGYLSILPVDQGVEHSAGATFAANPEFFNPENIIRLAVESGCSGVASTYGVLSLLSRKYAHKIPFIVKLNHNELLSYPNTYHQIFFTQVEEAYNLGAVAVGATIYFGSETSREEIIMVSEAFSRARDLGMATILWCYLRNNHFSQPETDYHAAADLTGQANHLGATLGADIVKQKLPTCNEGFKKLKFGKTDDRIYTELSSNHPIDLCRYQVLCSFAGKIGLINSGGPSGTNDLAEAVRTAVINKRAGGMGLILGRKAFQKPFKEGVDILETIQDIYLNKNVTIA; translated from the coding sequence ATGACAGCCGACTCTTCCATACTTAGTATTATAAATCGCCTCCTCGGTAACGAGGCTGAAGAACTCTTAACTTATCGTTGTCGTCATATAAGTCAAGAATCCTTAACCCTCCCTTCTCCGCAATTTTTAGACACCGTTTTCACGGAATCCGATCGAAATAATAGAACGCTTAGATCATTACAGTCTCTTTTTTCTCAAGGTCGACTTAAAAACACCGGCTATTTGTCCATTTTACCTGTCGACCAAGGTGTAGAGCATTCGGCAGGGGCAACATTTGCGGCTAATCCGGAATTCTTCAATCCCGAAAATATAATCAGATTGGCTGTCGAAAGCGGTTGCAGCGGGGTGGCTTCGACTTATGGAGTGTTAAGCTTATTATCGAGAAAATATGCACATAAGATTCCATTTATCGTAAAACTTAATCACAACGAGCTTCTTTCTTATCCGAATACCTACCATCAAATATTCTTTACCCAAGTTGAAGAGGCTTATAATTTGGGAGCCGTTGCTGTCGGAGCCACTATTTATTTCGGATCGGAAACAAGTCGAGAAGAGATTATCATGGTTTCCGAAGCTTTTTCCAGAGCCAGAGATCTTGGAATGGCTACTATTCTTTGGTGCTATTTAAGAAACAACCACTTCTCACAACCTGAAACGGATTATCATGCAGCAGCCGATTTAACCGGACAAGCAAATCATTTGGGGGCAACTTTGGGAGCCGATATCGTTAAACAAAAATTACCTACTTGTAATGAAGGGTTTAAAAAATTAAAATTCGGAAAAACCGATGATCGTATCTATACTGAACTCTCTTCCAATCACCCCATAGACTTATGTCGTTATCAAGTCCTTTGTTCGTTCGCAGGAAAAATAGGTTTAATCAATTCCGGCGGTCCTTCCGGAACAAATGATCTGGCCGAAGCGGTAAGAACAGCTGTTATTAACAAGCGCGCCGGAGGCATGGGATTGATATTAGGAAGAAAAGCTTTCCAAAAACCTTTTAAAGAAGGAGTCGATATCTTGGAAACGATTCAAGATATTTATTTAAATAAGAATGTTACAATAGCGTGA
- a CDS encoding amino acid permease produces MHKHKKDKPLGTFTLAMLSLAVVISLRNLPLTATQGLSTLFYYGLAVLGFMIPYALISAELASMHPQGIYAWAKESFGPKWGFFAIWMQWFHNMTWYPAMLAFVGASLSYLINPSLAHNKIYLMSIILVGFWGLTFFNFRGVSISARFSTICVIAGTIIPGIILVTLALYWIIGGNPIAISFDSSNLIPKFNDYSSLALLAGMFLALSGLEANANLASDMKDPKRSYPKAVFFGAFCTLAILVLGSISIAIVIPKSEISLVSGLINAFSLFFNKYNLQWITPIIIFLTIAGSLGEMNAWMFAGTKGLYITGKSGCLPKILQKVNKNDVPVNLMLFQAIMVTIFTAAFICLSSADLAYWILSALSTQMYLVMYICLFLAGIVLRYKQPQTKRIYKIPGGNFGMWVLVLTGAFCCILALTISFFPPKMLMEAHELIKYEISLISGFLFCLILPLIIYAIQKRKEAV; encoded by the coding sequence ATGCATAAACATAAAAAAGACAAGCCGTTGGGAACGTTTACTTTGGCAATGTTATCACTGGCCGTTGTTATTAGTTTAAGAAACTTACCTCTAACGGCAACTCAGGGTTTATCCACTCTTTTTTATTACGGATTAGCCGTTTTGGGGTTTATGATCCCCTATGCTCTGATTTCAGCTGAATTAGCCTCTATGCATCCTCAAGGAATTTATGCGTGGGCTAAAGAATCTTTCGGACCGAAATGGGGGTTTTTTGCTATCTGGATGCAATGGTTTCATAACATGACATGGTATCCTGCTATGTTGGCTTTTGTTGGAGCTTCTTTAAGTTATCTCATAAATCCGAGTCTTGCTCATAACAAGATTTATTTGATGAGTATTATTTTAGTAGGTTTTTGGGGATTGACCTTTTTTAACTTCCGCGGTGTTTCGATTTCCGCTAGGTTCAGTACCATTTGTGTAATAGCTGGAACTATTATTCCCGGTATTATATTAGTGACATTGGCTTTGTATTGGATTATTGGCGGTAACCCAATAGCAATCTCTTTCGATTCATCAAACCTTATTCCTAAGTTCAATGATTACTCTTCTCTTGCGTTGCTGGCAGGTATGTTTTTAGCTCTAAGCGGATTGGAAGCTAATGCCAACCTAGCTTCCGATATGAAAGATCCTAAGCGTAGTTATCCGAAAGCCGTTTTCTTCGGAGCCTTTTGTACACTGGCAATTTTAGTTTTGGGATCTATTTCCATAGCTATCGTTATACCTAAATCCGAAATCAGTCTTGTTTCGGGTTTAATAAATGCCTTTTCTCTGTTTTTCAATAAGTATAATTTGCAATGGATAACTCCCATTATTATTTTTTTAACGATTGCAGGCTCTTTAGGCGAGATGAATGCTTGGATGTTTGCCGGAACTAAAGGTTTATATATCACAGGGAAATCGGGATGCCTACCAAAGATTTTACAAAAAGTCAATAAAAACGACGTTCCCGTTAATTTGATGCTATTTCAAGCTATAATGGTAACGATATTTACGGCAGCTTTTATTTGCTTGAGCAGTGCGGACCTAGCTTACTGGATCCTCAGCGCATTAAGTACGCAAATGTATTTGGTTATGTACATTTGCTTGTTCTTAGCGGGAATCGTTCTACGATACAAACAACCTCAAACTAAGAGAATTTATAAAATTCCCGGCGGTAATTTCGGTATGTGGGTACTAGTATTGACAGGTGCTTTTTGCTGTATTTTGGCTCTAACGATCAGCTTTTTTCCTCCTAAGATGTTAATGGAGGCTCATGAATTGATAAAATATGAAATTTCCCTGATATCGGGGTTCTTATTTTGTTTAATTCTTCCCTTAATCATTTACGCCATACAAAAAAGAAAAGAAGCAGTCTAA
- the rlmD gene encoding 23S rRNA (uracil(1939)-C(5))-methyltransferase RlmD, which yields MYSSFITDIVSVTSEGFGIGSFGNIKVFIPGGFPGDNLEVSIIAERKNYLLGKIVKIVSPSVLREEARCKLAGTCNGCPLMGLVYSEQLDLKRNRVVSAFRKFASLDIHVPSCLPSPERFEYRNKLDFSIDFPNRKIGFSVSDENRFTEIPYCFLEKGINNILDFFRQNLSRFPPCSRLIIRRSRFSGQYLICLATDQKNTEPFKSPVDKLIKACPSVSGVVLNCRKDLKESYFSSRFSLIFGCDYLKEQFLGSVFRIRAGNFFQVNHLQAECLFRTVLDMIEGPNVIDGFCGIGVLSILLKDKCRKVIGVECVPSSIKSANENAILNKTNHCLFICDKLEKIFHRLPDCDTVVLNPPRAGCEKILIMNLLKKRPKKIIFISCHPESLARDLNLMKNDYSIKNVLLFDMFPQTMHVETVVELILRI from the coding sequence ATGTATAGTAGTTTTATTACGGATATCGTTTCCGTGACTTCGGAAGGTTTCGGAATAGGGTCTTTCGGTAATATCAAAGTGTTTATTCCTGGGGGATTTCCAGGAGACAATCTTGAAGTGTCCATTATTGCCGAACGTAAAAACTATCTTCTGGGAAAAATCGTGAAGATTGTATCGCCTTCCGTTTTAAGAGAAGAAGCTCGTTGTAAGCTTGCGGGAACATGTAACGGCTGTCCTTTGATGGGCTTGGTGTACTCCGAACAGCTTGATCTTAAAAGAAATAGAGTTGTCAGCGCTTTTCGTAAGTTTGCATCTCTTGATATTCATGTTCCTTCTTGTCTTCCCTCACCGGAGCGATTCGAATACAGAAACAAATTGGATTTTTCAATAGACTTCCCTAATCGTAAAATTGGATTTTCCGTTTCAGACGAGAATCGTTTTACGGAAATTCCCTACTGTTTTCTTGAAAAAGGCATTAATAACATTTTGGATTTTTTCAGACAAAACCTATCGCGTTTTCCTCCTTGTTCTCGTTTAATTATCAGGCGAAGTCGTTTTTCGGGACAATATCTTATTTGTTTGGCTACCGATCAAAAAAATACGGAACCTTTTAAATCTCCGGTTGATAAACTTATTAAGGCTTGTCCTTCCGTTTCCGGAGTCGTTCTTAATTGCAGAAAAGATCTTAAAGAGTCGTATTTTTCCTCTCGTTTTTCATTAATTTTCGGTTGTGATTATTTAAAGGAACAATTTTTAGGAAGCGTTTTTAGAATAAGAGCGGGAAATTTTTTTCAGGTAAATCATCTTCAGGCTGAATGTTTGTTTCGGACCGTTTTGGATATGATAGAGGGGCCTAACGTAATCGACGGATTTTGCGGTATAGGAGTTTTAAGCATACTCTTAAAAGACAAATGTCGTAAAGTCATTGGGGTGGAGTGTGTTCCGAGTTCAATAAAATCGGCAAATGAAAATGCGATTTTAAATAAAACGAATCATTGTCTTTTCATATGCGATAAATTGGAGAAAATTTTTCATCGCTTACCGGATTGCGATACAGTCGTATTAAATCCTCCTAGAGCAGGGTGTGAGAAAATATTGATCATGAATTTATTAAAAAAACGACCGAAAAAAATCATTTTCATTTCTTGTCATCCTGAATCTTTGGCTAGAGACTTAAATTTAATGAAAAATGATTATTCAATAAAAAATGTCCTACTATTCGATATGTTTCCTCAAACAATGCATGTTGAGACGGTTGTTGAACTAATTCTTCGAATATAG
- a CDS encoding sodium-dependent transporter, with amino-acid sequence MFKERFSSRLGFILSMMGIAVGAGNIWRFPRVVAQNGNGSFLLAWVLFLFTWSIPLIIVELSIGKLTKSPPIQAIAAMAGKKFAWMGAFITLVTTGILAYYSIVVSWGVNYSVYAVQGKLLSHPNLTVLWSETASGYQTLLIHGLVLLCALFVINKGVSGGIELCNKVLIPGFFICISLIFIQALCLPEALAGIKKLFTLDIQSFKESKTWIEALTQNAWDTGAGWGLLLVYAGFAPKKEGVVTNGSLTAISNNLVSLIMGMILFAVITSLDFNGISALREGEGSTSLGLTFVYLPRLFLGISPYTFLQYFSACLFFLAFTMAAFSSMISMLFLLAQTLKKIGLAKKETLANFLACLIAFVLGVPSALNLSFFQNQDTVWSIALIINGLFIIFAALKFGVWLLTKEINKFSEKDFKLRKGFVLIIRFAIPIQGIILLAWFLKMETMNFNIHHFFTTNVGNMLLQWGIPLVIFISLNKRLIKNTY; translated from the coding sequence ATGTTTAAAGAACGATTTTCTTCCAGGCTAGGTTTCATCCTATCCATGATGGGAATAGCCGTAGGAGCCGGTAACATTTGGCGATTTCCTCGAGTGGTTGCTCAAAATGGAAATGGGTCTTTTCTTCTTGCTTGGGTTCTGTTTTTATTCACCTGGTCCATTCCCTTGATTATAGTCGAACTTTCGATAGGAAAATTAACGAAATCTCCTCCTATACAAGCTATTGCAGCTATGGCAGGAAAAAAATTTGCTTGGATGGGAGCTTTCATCACTTTAGTAACGACCGGTATTCTTGCTTATTATTCCATTGTGGTTTCTTGGGGGGTCAACTATTCCGTGTATGCTGTTCAAGGAAAACTCTTAAGTCATCCCAATCTTACCGTTTTATGGTCCGAAACAGCATCCGGATATCAAACTTTATTAATTCACGGACTGGTTTTGCTTTGCGCCCTTTTCGTTATCAATAAGGGCGTTTCCGGAGGTATAGAACTATGTAATAAAGTTCTTATTCCAGGATTTTTTATATGTATTAGTTTGATCTTCATACAGGCTCTTTGCCTCCCCGAAGCTTTAGCGGGCATTAAAAAATTATTTACTTTAGATATTCAATCATTTAAGGAATCCAAGACCTGGATAGAAGCCCTAACTCAGAATGCTTGGGATACCGGTGCAGGATGGGGCCTTTTATTGGTCTACGCAGGATTTGCTCCCAAAAAAGAAGGAGTCGTGACAAATGGCTCTCTAACAGCTATATCAAATAATTTAGTCTCTCTCATTATGGGGATGATTTTGTTTGCGGTTATAACTTCTCTGGATTTCAACGGGATCTCAGCTTTAAGGGAAGGAGAAGGATCTACAAGTTTAGGGCTTACCTTCGTTTATTTGCCTCGTCTTTTTCTTGGAATATCTCCATATACTTTTCTTCAGTATTTTTCGGCTTGTTTATTTTTTCTTGCCTTTACGATGGCTGCATTTTCATCCATGATATCCATGTTGTTTCTTTTAGCGCAGACTTTAAAAAAAATTGGATTAGCGAAGAAAGAAACCTTAGCTAATTTTTTAGCTTGTCTGATAGCTTTTGTATTGGGGGTTCCTTCCGCTTTAAATTTATCTTTCTTCCAAAATCAAGATACGGTTTGGAGTATAGCGCTTATCATTAACGGGCTGTTTATTATCTTTGCCGCGTTAAAATTCGGCGTATGGCTATTGACCAAAGAAATAAACAAGTTTTCAGAAAAAGATTTTAAATTAAGAAAAGGTTTTGTTCTTATTATTCGATTCGCAATTCCTATTCAAGGTATCATTTTACTGGCTTGGTTTTTGAAAATGGAAACAATGAATTTTAATATTCATCATTTTTTTACAACAAATGTAGGAAATATGCTTTTACAATGGGGAATTCCATTAGTGATATTTATAAGTCTAAACAAACGATTAATAAAAAACACATATTAA
- a CDS encoding cyclic nucleotide-binding domain-containing protein yields the protein MKETEQNLVSLIDKAFLLKRVKLFCSLDMDFLLAISEKTEVSSYKKGDGIFRKDQAGNRLYIISEGIVEIKTEDKKDVFSIWELKSPECFGDESLINENPRGYEATAKTSTKLLSLNKIQFLHILEECSSVSLALLEVYTAKTTFRRR from the coding sequence ATGAAAGAAACAGAACAAAATCTAGTTAGTTTAATTGATAAAGCCTTTTTGTTAAAAAGAGTGAAATTGTTTTGTTCTTTAGATATGGATTTTCTACTTGCGATTTCAGAAAAAACGGAAGTATCCAGTTACAAGAAAGGCGACGGGATCTTTAGAAAAGATCAAGCAGGGAATCGTCTGTATATTATATCAGAGGGAATCGTAGAAATAAAAACGGAAGATAAAAAAGATGTGTTTTCCATCTGGGAACTTAAGTCTCCCGAATGTTTCGGAGACGAAAGCTTAATTAATGAAAATCCTCGTGGGTATGAAGCAACGGCAAAAACCTCTACGAAACTACTCTCTCTAAATAAAATCCAATTTTTGCATATTCTGGAAGAATGTTCGTCGGTATCTCTGGCATTATTGGAAGTCTATACAGCAAAAACTACCTTTAGAAGAAGATAG
- the acpP gene encoding acyl carrier protein, whose product MSLENEVISIIVEQLGVDEKDVSPEKSFVEDLNADSLDLTELIMTFEEKFGFEISEEEAERLRTVGDAISYIKSKKGA is encoded by the coding sequence ATGAGTTTAGAGAATGAGGTCATCAGCATTATTGTTGAGCAATTAGGTGTGGATGAAAAAGATGTTTCTCCTGAAAAATCTTTTGTTGAGGATCTTAATGCCGATAGTCTTGATTTGACCGAATTAATTATGACGTTTGAAGAGAAATTCGGTTTTGAAATTTCGGAAGAAGAAGCTGAAAGACTACGCACTGTAGGGGATGCTATTTCTTATATTAAAAGTAAGAAAGGAGCATGA
- the fabG gene encoding 3-oxoacyl-ACP reductase FabG produces the protein MDLLSEKRAIVTGGTRGIGFAIATAFAEQGASVVEIWGIDASKGEQAVSSIKKNEGQNIIFRSVDVSDLESVKNAITTFFDSFGRIDILVNNAGITRDKLLMRLLPEDWDRVISTNLTSIYNTCSVAVPLMLKSKNAGSIINISSIVGLGGSPGQTNYAASKAGMIGFSKSLAKEVGSRGIRVNCIAPGFIETDMTAVLSDNLKTEWIKQVPLKRSGKPKDIADAAVFLASDMSSYITAQVLVVDGGIVPF, from the coding sequence ATGGATTTATTGTCGGAAAAACGTGCTATAGTTACTGGAGGAACTCGAGGCATAGGGTTTGCTATAGCTACCGCTTTTGCGGAACAAGGAGCCTCCGTGGTTGAAATTTGGGGTATCGATGCTTCGAAGGGAGAACAAGCTGTCAGCTCAATAAAAAAAAATGAAGGTCAAAATATTATTTTTAGATCAGTCGATGTTTCCGATTTGGAAAGCGTAAAGAATGCGATAACAACTTTCTTTGATTCTTTCGGCCGGATTGATATTTTAGTGAATAATGCTGGAATTACCAGAGATAAACTCTTGATGCGACTTCTTCCGGAAGATTGGGATCGAGTGATATCCACTAATTTGACGAGCATATATAATACCTGCTCCGTTGCCGTTCCTTTAATGTTAAAGTCGAAGAATGCGGGTAGTATTATTAACATATCCTCTATCGTCGGATTAGGAGGTTCTCCTGGTCAAACGAATTATGCCGCTAGTAAGGCCGGCATGATCGGCTTCTCGAAATCCCTTGCTAAAGAAGTGGGTAGCCGAGGAATTAGAGTTAATTGTATTGCTCCTGGTTTTATTGAGACCGATATGACAGCTGTACTCAGTGACAATTTAAAAACGGAATGGATTAAGCAAGTGCCGTTAAAACGTTCGGGTAAACCGAAAGACATAGCTGATGCAGCCGTTTTTTTAGCCTCGGATATGTCTAGTTATATAACGGCTCAAGTTTTGGTTGTTGATGGGGGAATAGTTCCTTTTTAA
- the fabD gene encoding ACP S-malonyltransferase, whose translation MVKYAFLFSGQGGQYVSMGKDLYEAFSEAREIFDAADDFLKSHFSNILFEGPQDLLTETVNSQLAVYVHGMALLRILNKELPDLHPLVVSGLSLGEYTALTASGKITFSDGLKIIKLRAGFMNEICHESKGSMVAVLGLPFQEVEEVISVLGTDVWIANYNAPLQTVISGEEKAVEHASEVIKNKGARKLIKLNVSGAFHSPLMQKAEGLLKNYLVDLPISDSSVSFVSNVVGDYVAESEEIRNLLFRQITSPTKWFQGCLKMSNQAEVFLEIGCGKVLTNLNKSIGIKQPSYNIDSLLGLENFLKVMNYC comes from the coding sequence TTGGTTAAGTATGCATTTTTGTTTTCCGGTCAGGGCGGTCAATATGTCTCTATGGGAAAAGATTTATATGAAGCTTTTTCCGAAGCTAGAGAAATTTTTGATGCGGCCGATGATTTTCTGAAATCTCATTTTTCGAATATTTTATTTGAGGGACCTCAAGATTTATTAACGGAAACCGTCAATAGTCAATTAGCTGTTTATGTTCATGGAATGGCACTTTTAAGAATTTTAAATAAAGAGCTCCCTGATTTGCATCCGCTAGTTGTTTCCGGTCTTAGTCTCGGTGAGTATACGGCTTTAACCGCTTCCGGAAAAATTACGTTTTCCGATGGATTGAAAATCATTAAACTTCGTGCCGGCTTCATGAATGAAATTTGTCATGAGTCTAAAGGTTCTATGGTTGCAGTTCTCGGACTTCCGTTTCAAGAGGTTGAAGAAGTGATTTCGGTATTAGGAACCGATGTTTGGATAGCCAATTACAATGCTCCGCTTCAGACAGTAATTTCTGGTGAAGAAAAAGCTGTTGAGCATGCTTCCGAGGTGATAAAAAACAAGGGAGCTCGTAAACTTATTAAGTTAAATGTTTCCGGAGCCTTTCATTCTCCTTTGATGCAGAAAGCAGAGGGTCTTTTAAAGAATTATTTAGTGGATTTACCGATTAGCGACAGTTCAGTTTCGTTCGTTTCTAATGTTGTCGGTGATTATGTAGCCGAATCGGAAGAGATTCGAAATCTTTTGTTTAGGCAGATCACGTCACCCACAAAGTGGTTTCAGGGGTGTTTGAAAATGTCAAATCAAGCAGAAGTTTTTTTGGAAATAGGTTGCGGAAAAGTTCTTACGAATTTGAATAAGTCTATAGGCATAAAACAACCTTCTTATAATATTGATTCTTTGCTTGGATTAGAGAATTTTTTAAAAGTTATGAATTATTGTTGA